The DNA window GTCCTGCTGTTGAACAAGACCGACATGGTCCCCGACGACGTGCTGGACCGGATCGAGTCGGTGGCCGAACGGCTCGGCCCGCGCGCCGAGCGGGTCCGGACGACCTACTCCGCGGTCGACCCCGAGCGCGTGCTCGACACGGGCCGGTTCGACTTCGAGGCGGCGAAGCGCTCGGCCGGCTGGAAGCGCGCGATCGCCGAGAGCGAGGACGCGGACGGGACCGAAGAGGAACACGGCGACGCCGACCACGGCCACGCGGACCGCGGTCACGCGCACGACCACGCCGAGGGCGCGGCCGCGGCCCACGGTGTCGACTCGTTCGTCTACCGGAACGACGACCCGTTCGCGCCGGGGGCGTTCGCGGACTGGCTCGACGACTGGGACGGCGCCGTGATCCGCGCGAAGGGGTTCGTCGCGGTCGCGGGCTCGGACGAGGTGATCGGCGTGAGCCAGGCCGGCCCGTCGGTCCAGGCCGGCCCGATCGGCGAGTGGGACCCCGACGACGACCGCCGCACGCGGCTCGTCCTCATCGGCGAGGACATGGACGAACCCCGGCTGCGGGCGGAACTCGACGACCTCACGGCCGCGGCCGGGTCTGACGAGGACGACGACCGGACCGCCGAGGAGGTCTTCCCAATCTGAGAGCGATCGGCGTCCCTCCCGATCACCACGGCCATCGGTCGAGCAGCCCGGCGTAATCGGCGATGATCCCGTCGACCCCGACCGCCGCGAGCAACCGGGCCTCGTACCACGTCTCGACCGTCCAGACGTTCACCTCACGACCCTCGGCGTGGGCGGTCTCAACGAGGTCGACGCCTCCCGTCACCTCGTCGGCGGCGAAGGGCGTTCCGCGGACCAGATCGATCGGCGGGTGGACCGCCTCGGCGTCGTGCTCGCGAGCGATCTCCAGACCGTCCTCGACCGACCCGGACAGGATCGGCGCGACCGGGTACGACGAGACCTCGCGGCTCGCCGCCAGCGCGCCCTCGCAGAACGACGAGAGGAGGACCGCGTTGTCGTGGTCGTCGA is part of the Halorubrum aethiopicum genome and encodes:
- a CDS encoding CobW family GTP-binding protein codes for the protein MPRDDRIPVTVLSGYLGAGKTTLVNHLLENPGDRRIAVILNDMGEVNVDAELIARENDEEGVIDLSNGCICCRLQDDLLTEATALADSREFDYLLVESSGISEPVPVARAFLEGTEGSSIDPTDRFRLDTMVTVLDTYGFWKEFDAGADLPGGANAGAGADRPLADVLVEGIEFCDVLLLNKTDMVPDDVLDRIESVAERLGPRAERVRTTYSAVDPERVLDTGRFDFEAAKRSAGWKRAIAESEDADGTEEEHGDADHGHADRGHAHDHAEGAAAAHGVDSFVYRNDDPFAPGAFADWLDDWDGAVIRAKGFVAVAGSDEVIGVSQAGPSVQAGPIGEWDPDDDRRTRLVLIGEDMDEPRLRAELDDLTAAAGSDEDDDRTAEEVFPI